The Cronobacter sakazakii genome has a window encoding:
- the metF gene encoding methylenetetrahydrofolate reductase, with amino-acid sequence MSFFHANQREALNQSLAEVQGQINVSFEFFPPRTSEMEQTLWSSIDRLSSLKPKFVSVTYGANSGERDRTHSIIKGIKDRTGLEAAPHLTCIDATPDELRTIARDYWNNGIRHIVALRGDLPAGSGKPEMYASDLVALLKEVADFDISVAAYPEVHPEAKSAQADLLNLRRKIDAGANRAITQFFFDVESYLRFRDRCAATGIDVEIIPGILPVSNFKQAKKFADMTNVRIPSWMSQMFAGLDDDAETRKLVGANIAMDMVKILSREGVKDFHFYTLNRAEMSYAICHTLGVRPALELKTA; translated from the coding sequence ATGAGCTTTTTTCACGCCAACCAGCGGGAGGCCCTGAATCAGAGCCTCGCAGAAGTGCAGGGACAGATTAACGTCTCGTTTGAGTTTTTCCCGCCGCGCACCAGTGAAATGGAGCAGACCCTCTGGTCCTCTATCGATCGCTTAAGCAGCCTGAAGCCGAAATTTGTGTCGGTCACCTACGGTGCTAACTCTGGCGAGCGCGACCGCACCCACAGCATCATCAAAGGCATTAAAGACCGCACCGGCCTTGAAGCCGCGCCGCACCTCACCTGCATCGACGCGACGCCTGATGAGCTGCGTACCATCGCGCGCGACTACTGGAACAACGGCATTCGCCACATCGTCGCGCTGCGCGGCGACCTGCCTGCTGGCAGCGGCAAACCGGAAATGTACGCCAGCGATCTGGTGGCGCTGTTAAAAGAAGTGGCCGATTTCGATATCTCCGTCGCGGCGTATCCGGAAGTACACCCGGAGGCGAAAAGCGCGCAGGCGGATCTGCTGAATCTGCGCCGTAAAATCGACGCGGGCGCTAACCGCGCCATCACCCAGTTCTTCTTTGATGTCGAAAGCTATCTGCGCTTTCGCGACCGCTGCGCGGCTACAGGTATCGATGTGGAAATCATCCCTGGCATTCTGCCGGTCTCTAACTTTAAGCAGGCGAAAAAGTTTGCCGACATGACCAACGTGCGCATTCCGTCCTGGATGTCGCAGATGTTTGCCGGGCTTGATGACGACGCCGAAACCCGCAAACTGGTTGGCGCTAACATCGCGATGGACATGGTGAAGATTTTAAGCCGCGAAGGCGTGAAAGATTTCCACTTCTATACCCTTAACCGCGCGGAAATGAGCTACGCCATCTGTCACACGCTGGGCGTGCGTCCGGCGCTGGAACTGAAAACAGCGTAA
- a CDS encoding bifunctional aspartate kinase/homoserine dehydrogenase II: MSVTAPAGTNGRQLHKFGGSSLADVKCYLRVAGIMADYSRAGDMMVVSAAGSTTNQLISWLKLSQSDRLSAHQVQQALRRYQSELIAGLLPAAVADGLISEFIHDLERLAALLDGTITDAVYAEVVGHGEIWSARLMAAVLNQQGIDAAWLDARDFLRAERAAQPQVNEGLSFPLLHQLLVQHPNKRLVVTGFICRNDAGETVLLGRNGSDYSATQIGALAGVSRVTIWSDVAGVYSADPRKVKDACLLPLLRLDEASELARLAAPVLHARTLQPVSGSDIDLQLRCSYSPEQGSTRIERVLASGTGARIVTSHDDVCLIEFEVPSHQDFKLAHKDVDALLRRAQLRPLSVGVHPDRRLLQLCYTSEVVGSALKLLEDAALPGELRLREGLALVALVGAGVCRNPLHSHRFWQQLKDQPVEFIWQSEEAISLVAVLRTGPTESLIQGLHQSLFRAEKRIGLMLFGKGNIGSRWLELFAREQETLSARTGLEFVLAGVVDSRRSLLNYDGLDASRALAFFNDEAVEQDEESLFLWMRAHPYDDLVVLDVTASQDLADQYLDFASYGFHVISANKLAGASNSQNYRQIRDAFAKTGRHWLYNATVGAGLPVNHTVRDLRDSGDSILSISGIFSGTLSWLFLQFDGTVPFTELVDQAWQQGLTEPDPRVDLSGKDVMRKLVILAREAGYDIEPDQVRVESLVPAGCEEGSVDHFFEYGDALNEQMVQRLEAARELGLVLRYVARFDANGKARVGVEAVRPEHPLASLLPCDNVFAIESRWYRDNPLVIRGPGAGRDVTAGAIQSDLNRLAQLL, from the coding sequence ATGAGTGTTACAGCGCCTGCAGGGACGAACGGTCGTCAGCTGCACAAATTTGGCGGCAGCAGTCTCGCCGACGTGAAATGTTACCTGCGCGTGGCGGGTATCATGGCCGACTATTCCCGCGCCGGGGATATGATGGTGGTGTCCGCGGCGGGCAGCACGACCAACCAGCTGATTAGCTGGCTGAAGTTAAGCCAGAGCGATCGTCTCTCCGCGCATCAGGTGCAACAGGCGCTGCGCCGTTATCAGAGCGAGCTTATCGCCGGGCTGCTGCCTGCCGCGGTTGCCGACGGGCTTATCAGCGAATTTATTCACGACCTTGAGCGCCTGGCCGCGCTGCTGGACGGCACTATCACCGACGCGGTTTACGCCGAAGTGGTCGGCCACGGCGAAATCTGGTCCGCGCGCCTGATGGCCGCCGTGCTCAATCAGCAGGGCATTGACGCCGCCTGGCTCGACGCGCGTGATTTCCTGCGCGCAGAGCGCGCCGCGCAGCCGCAGGTAAACGAAGGCCTTTCTTTCCCGCTGTTGCATCAGTTGCTGGTTCAGCACCCGAATAAACGTTTAGTCGTCACCGGGTTTATCTGCCGTAACGACGCGGGCGAAACCGTGCTGCTCGGCCGTAACGGCTCCGACTATTCGGCAACACAAATCGGCGCGCTGGCGGGTGTCTCACGCGTCACCATCTGGAGCGACGTGGCGGGCGTTTACAGCGCCGACCCGCGCAAAGTCAAAGATGCCTGCCTGCTGCCGCTGCTGCGCCTTGACGAAGCGAGCGAGCTGGCGCGTCTGGCCGCGCCTGTGCTGCACGCCCGCACGTTGCAGCCTGTTTCCGGCAGCGATATCGATTTACAGCTGCGTTGCAGCTACAGCCCGGAGCAAGGCTCCACGCGCATTGAGCGCGTGCTGGCTTCCGGCACTGGCGCACGTATCGTCACCAGCCATGACGACGTTTGTCTTATCGAATTCGAAGTGCCGTCGCACCAGGATTTCAAACTGGCGCATAAAGACGTTGATGCGCTCTTAAGACGCGCACAGCTGCGTCCGCTGTCGGTCGGCGTGCATCCCGACCGCCGCCTGCTGCAACTCTGCTATACCTCAGAAGTGGTTGGCAGCGCGCTCAAACTGCTGGAAGACGCCGCGCTGCCGGGCGAGCTGCGCCTGCGTGAAGGGCTGGCGCTCGTGGCGCTGGTAGGGGCGGGCGTGTGTCGCAACCCGCTGCACAGCCACCGTTTCTGGCAGCAGCTCAAAGATCAGCCGGTAGAGTTTATCTGGCAGTCGGAAGAGGCCATTAGCCTGGTGGCGGTGCTGCGTACCGGCCCGACGGAGAGCCTGATCCAGGGGCTGCACCAGTCGCTGTTCCGCGCGGAAAAACGTATCGGGCTGATGCTGTTCGGTAAAGGGAATATCGGCTCGCGCTGGCTTGAGCTGTTCGCCCGCGAGCAGGAGACGCTCTCTGCCCGCACCGGCCTTGAGTTTGTGCTGGCGGGCGTGGTGGACAGCCGCCGCAGCCTGCTCAATTACGACGGTCTCGATGCGAGCCGCGCGCTGGCGTTCTTCAATGACGAAGCGGTGGAGCAGGATGAAGAGTCATTGTTCCTGTGGATGCGCGCGCACCCGTATGACGATTTAGTGGTGCTGGACGTGACCGCAAGCCAGGATCTGGCGGACCAGTATCTCGATTTCGCCAGCTACGGTTTCCACGTCATCAGCGCCAATAAACTGGCGGGCGCGAGTAACAGCCAGAACTACCGCCAGATCCGCGACGCGTTTGCGAAAACGGGCCGTCACTGGCTCTATAACGCGACCGTTGGCGCCGGGCTGCCGGTCAACCACACGGTGCGCGATCTGCGCGACAGCGGCGATTCGATTCTCTCTATCAGCGGGATTTTCTCCGGCACGCTGTCGTGGCTGTTTTTGCAGTTCGACGGTACGGTGCCGTTTACCGAGCTGGTGGACCAGGCGTGGCAGCAGGGGCTGACGGAGCCAGATCCGCGCGTGGATCTCTCCGGTAAGGATGTGATGCGCAAGTTAGTTATCCTGGCGCGTGAGGCGGGCTACGATATCGAGCCCGATCAGGTGCGCGTGGAGTCGCTGGTGCCGGCCGGGTGCGAAGAGGGTTCGGTGGATCACTTCTTTGAATATGGCGACGCGCTGAACGAGCAGATGGTGCAACGTCTTGAGGCGGCGCGCGAGCTGGGCCTGGTGCTGCGTTATGTGGCGCGTTTTGACGCCAACGGCAAGGCGCGCGTCGGCGTTGAGGCGGTGCGTCCTGAGCATCCGCTGGCGTCATTGCTGCCGTGCGATAACGTGTTCGCCATTGAAAGCCGCTGGTATCGCGATAACCCGTTAGTTATCCGCGGGCCCGGTGCCGGGCGCGACGTGACCGCCGGGGCGATTCAGTCGGATCTTAACCGTCTGGCGCAGTTGCTCTGA
- the metB gene encoding cystathionine gamma-synthase: protein MTRKQATIAVRSGLNDDEQYGCVVPPIHLSSTYNFTGFNEPRAHDYSRRGNPTRDVVQRALAELEGGAGAVLTNTGMSAIHLVTTVFLKPGDLLVAPHDCYGGSYRLFDSLAKRGCYRVKFVDQGDEAALKAALAEQPKLVLVESPSNPLLRVVDIAKICELSRAAGAISVVDNTFLSPALQNPLALGADLVLHSCTKYLNGHSDVVAGVVIAKDPDTVTELAWWANNIGVTGGAFDSYLLLRGLRTLSPRMEVAQRNASAIVDFLKQQPRVKKLYHPSLPENAGHEIAARQQKGFGAMLSFELDGDEQTLRRFLGALELFTLAESLGGVESLISHAATMTHAGMAPEARAAAGISETLLRISTGIEDSEDLIADLEKAFQAAG, encoded by the coding sequence ATGACGCGTAAACAGGCCACCATCGCAGTGCGCAGCGGGCTCAATGACGACGAGCAGTACGGCTGCGTCGTTCCGCCGATTCACCTCTCCAGCACCTACAACTTCACCGGTTTTAATGAGCCGCGCGCGCATGACTATTCCCGTCGCGGCAACCCGACGCGCGATGTGGTTCAGCGCGCGCTGGCGGAGCTGGAAGGCGGCGCGGGCGCCGTGCTGACTAACACCGGCATGTCGGCAATCCATCTGGTGACAACCGTTTTCCTGAAGCCTGGCGATCTGCTGGTGGCCCCGCACGACTGCTACGGCGGCAGCTATCGCCTTTTTGACAGCCTCGCGAAACGCGGCTGTTATCGCGTCAAATTTGTCGATCAGGGGGATGAGGCGGCGCTGAAAGCGGCGCTTGCCGAACAACCGAAACTGGTGCTGGTGGAAAGCCCGAGCAATCCCTTGTTGCGCGTGGTGGATATTGCGAAAATTTGCGAACTTTCGCGCGCGGCCGGAGCCATAAGTGTGGTGGATAATACGTTCCTGAGTCCGGCGTTGCAGAATCCGCTGGCGCTGGGGGCCGATCTGGTTCTGCACTCCTGCACCAAATACCTCAACGGGCACTCCGATGTGGTGGCGGGCGTGGTGATTGCAAAAGATCCTGACACCGTTACCGAGCTTGCCTGGTGGGCCAATAACATCGGTGTGACCGGCGGCGCGTTCGACAGCTACCTGCTGCTGCGCGGCCTGCGTACATTGAGCCCGCGTATGGAAGTGGCGCAGCGTAACGCCAGCGCGATTGTCGATTTCCTTAAGCAGCAGCCGCGGGTGAAAAAGTTGTATCATCCGTCGCTGCCGGAGAATGCGGGGCATGAAATAGCCGCACGTCAGCAAAAGGGCTTCGGCGCGATGCTGAGTTTTGAACTGGATGGCGACGAACAGACGCTGCGCCGTTTCCTCGGCGCGCTGGAGCTGTTCACGCTGGCAGAATCGCTGGGCGGCGTGGAGAGCCTGATTTCTCACGCCGCGACGATGACCCACGCGGGCATGGCGCCGGAAGCGCGCGCCGCGGCGGGCATCTCCGAGACGCTGCTGCGTATTTCGACCGGTATTGAAGATAGCGAAGATTTAATTGCCGACCTGGAAAAAGCATTCCAGGCGGCGGGCTAA
- the metJ gene encoding met regulon transcriptional regulator MetJ — MAEWNGEYISPYAEHGKKSEQVKKITVSIPLKVLKILTDERTRRQVNNLRHATNSELLCEAFLHAFTGQPLPDDDDLRKERSDEIPEEAKVIMREMGIDPDTWEY, encoded by the coding sequence ATGGCTGAATGGAACGGCGAATATATCAGCCCCTACGCTGAGCACGGCAAGAAGAGTGAACAGGTCAAAAAAATTACGGTTTCCATTCCTCTGAAGGTGTTAAAAATCCTCACCGATGAACGCACCCGTCGTCAGGTGAATAACCTGCGCCATGCCACTAACAGCGAGCTGCTGTGCGAGGCTTTCCTTCACGCCTTTACCGGCCAGCCCTTGCCGGACGACGATGACCTGCGCAAAGAGCGCAGCGATGAGATCCCCGAAGAGGCCAAGGTAATCATGCGTGAAATGGGTATCGACCCGGATACCTGGGAATACTGA
- the rpmE gene encoding 50S ribosomal protein L31, producing MKKDIHPKYVEITATCSCGNVIKTRSTVGHDLNLDVCGNCHPFFTGKQRVVDTGGRVERFNKRFSIPGSK from the coding sequence ATGAAAAAAGATATTCACCCGAAATATGTTGAAATCACCGCTACCTGCTCTTGCGGTAACGTGATCAAAACTCGCTCCACCGTTGGCCACGACCTGAACCTGGACGTGTGCGGCAACTGCCACCCGTTCTTCACTGGTAAACAGCGTGTTGTTGATACCGGTGGTCGTGTTGAGCGTTTCAACAAACGCTTCAGCATCCCGGGCAGCAAATAA